One part of the Aurantibacillus circumpalustris genome encodes these proteins:
- a CDS encoding MBL fold metallo-hydrolase, giving the protein MNIKQLYTNCLAQGAYYISNNGEAAIVDPLRETKPYLDLLKQNGDTLKYIFETHFHADFVSGHVDLAKETGATIVFGPNAQTEYKSHIAADGEEFKIGNLTLKVMHTPGHTLESSTYLLQNETKKPLCIFTGDTLFIGDVGRPDLAIKSELTQEDLAGMLYDSLRNKIMPLPDDVIVYPAHGAGSACGKNMSKETFDTLGSQKQLNYALRDISKAEFITELTTGILPAPQYFTKNAALNKNGYQNYSEILKKGSNALSVEDFETAMKTPNVIVLDVRKPQEFANGHIPNSLFIGLDGQFAPWVGTVILDINAPILLITPEGREEETVMRLSRVGYDNCIGYLKGGMSNWKNASKKIEQIKSIPAEEFITHYKTGHKTLDVRKPGEFESAHLKNAVTKPLDFIYDWVDVVDKSHPYMIHCAGGYRSMIAASILKAKGFTNLTDVQGGYGAISKLEASQKEIETLACTKSL; this is encoded by the coding sequence ATGAATATTAAACAACTCTATACTAATTGTCTCGCACAAGGAGCTTATTATATTTCAAATAATGGTGAAGCGGCAATAGTAGACCCGCTTCGCGAAACAAAGCCTTATCTCGACCTCTTAAAACAAAATGGTGATACTTTAAAATATATTTTCGAAACGCATTTTCATGCCGATTTTGTAAGTGGACATGTTGATTTGGCAAAAGAAACCGGCGCAACAATTGTTTTTGGTCCGAATGCACAAACGGAGTATAAAAGCCATATTGCCGCAGACGGAGAAGAATTTAAAATTGGTAATCTTACCTTAAAAGTAATGCATACACCGGGACACACACTTGAGTCCTCAACCTATCTCTTGCAAAACGAAACTAAAAAACCTTTGTGCATTTTTACTGGAGACACTTTATTTATCGGTGATGTTGGCCGACCTGACTTAGCCATTAAATCTGAGCTCACTCAAGAAGATTTAGCAGGGATGTTGTACGATAGTTTAAGAAATAAAATAATGCCGCTTCCAGATGATGTTATTGTTTATCCTGCTCATGGCGCTGGATCTGCCTGTGGAAAAAACATGAGTAAAGAAACTTTTGATACCTTAGGCAGTCAGAAGCAATTAAATTATGCTCTTCGTGATATTTCGAAAGCAGAATTTATCACAGAACTTACCACTGGTATTTTACCAGCTCCACAATACTTTACAAAAAACGCAGCTTTAAACAAAAATGGGTATCAAAATTACAGCGAAATTCTAAAAAAAGGTTCGAATGCTTTATCTGTAGAAGATTTTGAAACAGCGATGAAAACTCCAAACGTAATTGTACTGGATGTTAGAAAACCTCAGGAATTTGCAAATGGACATATTCCAAACTCTTTATTTATTGGATTAGATGGACAATTTGCACCTTGGGTTGGTACCGTTATTCTTGATATAAATGCTCCTATTCTTTTAATAACACCCGAAGGAAGAGAAGAAGAAACGGTTATGCGTTTATCGAGAGTAGGTTATGATAATTGCATTGGTTATTTAAAAGGAGGCATGAGCAATTGGAAAAATGCTTCAAAAAAAATAGAGCAAATTAAAAGTATTCCTGCGGAAGAATTTATTACGCATTACAAAACTGGCCACAAAACACTTGATGTACGCAAGCCTGGTGAATTTGAATCGGCACATTTAAAAAATGCTGTGACCAAACCCCTTGATTTTATATATGATTGGGTGGATGTCGTTGACAAATCACATCCTTACATGATTCATTGTGCAGGTGGTTACAGAAGCATGATTGCCGCATCTATTCTAAAAGCAAAAGGCTTTACAAATCTTACAGATGTGCAAGGAGGTTATGGTGCAATTAGCAAATTAGAAGCCTCCCAAAAAGAAATTGAAACACTTGCTTGTACTAAATCCTTATAA